From one Streptomyces chromofuscus genomic stretch:
- a CDS encoding CGNR zinc finger domain-containing protein, producing the protein MTERPSEAPNPEQASPGLTLISYGGNPYRFDPGALCLELLPTGGPGALARYEVLHRPADLVTWAGRSRLPAGLDLTVTEDELTRARALRDALMLLTADRAHGRPLRPRHLDVVNEAAVLPPLAARLAPDGTRVWAPGATGTALLSTVARDAIDLISGPYADRIRECGADDCFLLFVDTSRPGRRRWCSMEHCGNRAKVRAHRARRSTPGIIPGTTAHQALSGKPWPA; encoded by the coding sequence GTGACTGAGCGTCCATCGGAAGCGCCGAATCCGGAGCAGGCGTCACCGGGCCTGACCCTGATCTCGTACGGGGGCAACCCCTACCGCTTCGACCCCGGCGCCCTCTGCCTCGAGCTGCTGCCCACGGGCGGCCCGGGCGCCCTCGCGCGGTACGAGGTGCTGCACCGGCCCGCCGACCTGGTGACCTGGGCGGGACGCAGCCGGCTCCCGGCCGGACTCGATCTCACCGTCACCGAGGATGAACTCACCCGGGCCCGCGCCCTGCGCGACGCCCTGATGCTGCTCACCGCCGACCGCGCCCACGGCCGCCCGCTCCGTCCTCGGCACCTGGACGTCGTCAACGAGGCCGCCGTGCTGCCCCCGCTCGCCGCCCGCCTGGCCCCGGACGGCACCCGCGTCTGGGCGCCGGGCGCGACCGGCACCGCCCTGCTGTCGACCGTCGCACGCGACGCGATCGACCTGATCAGCGGCCCGTACGCCGACCGCATCCGGGAGTGCGGCGCCGACGACTGCTTCCTGCTCTTCGTCGACACCTCCCGGCCGGGGCGGCGGCGCTGGTGCTCGATGGAGCACTGCGGCAACCGCGCGAAGGTCCGCGCCCACCGCGCCCGCAGGTCCACCCCCGGCATCATCCCTGGGACCACCGCTCACCAGGCGCTGTCCGGCAAGCCCTGGCCGGCCTAG
- a CDS encoding winged helix-turn-helix transcriptional regulator: MEVGTSKSPSNCASTVDYGDADPFQWDTREGCEVRQILDRVADKWSLLVIALLENRKLRFTELRREIDGVSQRMLTVTLRQLERDGLVRRTVHPVVPPRVEYELTPLGGTLHATIQSLVQWTEQHQREIAAARAAYDARETQQA, translated from the coding sequence ATGGAAGTAGGCACTTCTAAGTCACCGAGTAACTGTGCGAGCACCGTGGACTACGGCGACGCCGACCCCTTCCAGTGGGACACCCGCGAGGGCTGCGAGGTACGGCAGATCCTCGACCGGGTCGCCGACAAGTGGTCCTTGCTCGTCATCGCCCTCCTGGAGAACCGGAAGCTGCGGTTCACGGAGCTGCGCCGGGAGATCGACGGCGTCAGCCAGCGCATGCTGACGGTCACCCTGCGCCAGTTGGAGCGCGACGGCCTGGTGCGGCGCACGGTCCACCCGGTCGTACCGCCGCGCGTCGAGTACGAGCTCACCCCCCTCGGCGGCACCCTGCACGCGACGATCCAGTCGCTGGTGCAGTGGACGGAACAGCACCAGCGGGAGATCGCCGCGGCGCGGGCGGCGTACGACGCGCGGGAGACCCAGCAGGCCTAG